One segment of Thermococcus profundus DNA contains the following:
- a CDS encoding transcriptional regulator, with product MKEFYVEERNGEIVLIPVRKKIEKYWGIVKGEKLNAEEIDRVIEKETEKLLRDEL from the coding sequence GTGAAGGAGTTCTACGTTGAGGAGAGAAACGGGGAGATAGTTCTCATTCCCGTCAGGAAAAAGATCGAGAAGTACTGGGGCATCGTGAAGGGGGAGAAGCTGAACGCCGAGGAGATTGACAGGGTGATTGAGAAAGAGACGGAAAAGCTCCTGAGGGATGAGCTTTGA